A stretch of the Paramormyrops kingsleyae isolate MSU_618 chromosome 16, PKINGS_0.4, whole genome shotgun sequence genome encodes the following:
- the LOC111852674 gene encoding cystatin-like isoform X1, protein MRHKFQDHNNGLKTSQRPHKPPDRGGLFRFVLDLTQNLRIQTESTTRRMESDIDFPNTAPLENVSQDDPEVQACLSFALHSFNFFSKELHLYTVTKIHSVKRANIGGGQYHITTEITKSQCKKVLEENKDSCQTQMSPENKVLHCEFVVLSAPWKKQRTLIRSSCTPEANTTYDSQ, encoded by the exons ATGAGACACAAGT TCCAGGATCACAACAATGGCCTAAAAACCTCCCAGAGACCGCATAAGCCTCCAGACAGGG GTGGATTATTCCGGTTTGTACTGGACCTGACTCAGAACCTCAGAATCCAGACTGAGAGCACCACCCGCAGGATGGAATCTGATATTGACTTTCCGAACACAG CACCTCTGGAGAACGTCTCTCAGGATGACCCAGAGGTGCAGGCCTGCCTCAGCTTCGCCCTGCATAGCTTCAACTTCTTCAGCAAAGAGCTGCACCTCTACACCGTCACTAAGATCCACTCCGTGAAGAGGGCC AATATCGGTGGGGGCCAGTATCACATAACCACGGAAATCACAAAATCCCAGTGCAAGAAGGTTTTGGAGGAGAATAAGGACTCCTGTCAGACACAGATGTCTCCTGAAAACAAG GTGTTACACTGTGAGTTTGTGGTTTTGAGCGCTCCGTGGAAGAAGCAGCGCACTTTGATCCGGAGCTCCTGTACCCCCGAGGCCAACACCACATACGATTCACAGTGA
- the LOC111852674 gene encoding cystatin-like isoform X2, with protein MRHKCGLFRFVLDLTQNLRIQTESTTRRMESDIDFPNTAPLENVSQDDPEVQACLSFALHSFNFFSKELHLYTVTKIHSVKRANIGGGQYHITTEITKSQCKKVLEENKDSCQTQMSPENKVLHCEFVVLSAPWKKQRTLIRSSCTPEANTTYDSQ; from the exons ATGAGACACAAGT GTGGATTATTCCGGTTTGTACTGGACCTGACTCAGAACCTCAGAATCCAGACTGAGAGCACCACCCGCAGGATGGAATCTGATATTGACTTTCCGAACACAG CACCTCTGGAGAACGTCTCTCAGGATGACCCAGAGGTGCAGGCCTGCCTCAGCTTCGCCCTGCATAGCTTCAACTTCTTCAGCAAAGAGCTGCACCTCTACACCGTCACTAAGATCCACTCCGTGAAGAGGGCC AATATCGGTGGGGGCCAGTATCACATAACCACGGAAATCACAAAATCCCAGTGCAAGAAGGTTTTGGAGGAGAATAAGGACTCCTGTCAGACACAGATGTCTCCTGAAAACAAG GTGTTACACTGTGAGTTTGTGGTTTTGAGCGCTCCGTGGAAGAAGCAGCGCACTTTGATCCGGAGCTCCTGTACCCCCGAGGCCAACACCACATACGATTCACAGTGA